A window of the Mesorhizobium sp. genome harbors these coding sequences:
- a CDS encoding FG-GAP-like repeat-containing protein, with protein sequence MGSFVIRPFEKRFVFSLIVVALLAIQFWTQSRYPSLSEKAMMSGAIQLEDPLSFEAKYPLKPEYTTFERIGYSTLNWIETNRKGMTFGILFGAAFLTLMGYVRQHSFKGRFANSLLGMGVGAPLGVCVNCAAPIAKALYSGGARAEATLSAMIASPTLNVVVLTMVFSLMPFYVGVLKVVLSVFVILVAVPVICRFLPENQLKVSSTPEKFLRMPKPAPAQETENLFQSVWRFAWDFAKSLWFIVSRTLPLMLLAGFLGAVVATLVPPETFSGVGFGFVTVFLAALLGTFLPVPIGFDVVVSGALLGGGMDVGLVTTLLFTLGIFSIYSYFIVAGAISLRAASLLAGTIVVIGTLAGIGVHFYHQNLQKRALEILTSFELSLVSSAQAAEPEQVRSITDGANTITISRRAFEPRSAPGEKRFEKMEAWKLGIDQPIEFSFADMWPPFWEGRGISAGDWDNDGWRDLVVASTVGGLYFYRNTGGTFERSAFDIGEIARMPVFNVAFVDIDNDGWLDLFFTTFRKGNYVLRNAGGAFAAANMTKVANRDDAVLTLAASFGDVNRDGYLDAAFGNWAAGWYRRIPGEEATNRVVFNKGGAMDGSAFSELGGPPGETLSILLTDINLDGKLDLLEGNDFEMPDIFSLGDGAGAFKPIRRQDNLIPMTTQTTMAFKTADLANSGRQDIYVGQIAGRSSGIANKLKTQPLERYCDGIGRESDKAICEKNMAIKQWYKSGHSFDPSNASRCAELAEPDRAECRAMLVKDLAIQSKDASICELIAVGAERARQLCEIHFRPSRQPTQAELDEAVPQIQRRNVLLSPKGDGSYEEHAVPAGVEIGGWTWDVKVEDVNNDGWKDIYVLNGTWIPNEISPSKILFVNDGTGKFREETVSAGMEDYLITAAAVAIDIDNDGDQDFITVPVNGPPMAYVNGSADGNSIAFEFRDRLGNQFGIGNRLEIRTADGLTQMRELQSGGGFMSFDAPVLHFGTGKAGRIESATIHWSTGGETTIEGGLDAGALYRIAREGAATR encoded by the coding sequence ATGGGCTCGTTCGTCATCCGGCCATTCGAGAAACGCTTCGTGTTCAGCCTGATTGTCGTCGCGCTGCTGGCGATCCAGTTCTGGACGCAGTCGCGCTATCCTTCGCTCAGCGAGAAGGCGATGATGAGCGGGGCAATCCAGCTCGAGGATCCGCTGAGCTTCGAGGCGAAATATCCGCTCAAGCCGGAATACACGACCTTTGAACGGATCGGCTATTCGACGCTGAACTGGATCGAGACGAATCGCAAGGGGATGACCTTCGGCATCCTGTTCGGGGCGGCGTTCCTGACGCTGATGGGCTATGTGCGCCAGCACTCGTTCAAGGGGCGCTTCGCCAATTCGCTGCTGGGCATGGGTGTCGGCGCGCCGCTCGGCGTCTGCGTCAACTGCGCCGCGCCGATTGCCAAGGCGCTCTATTCGGGCGGCGCGCGCGCCGAGGCGACGCTGTCGGCAATGATCGCCTCGCCGACGCTGAACGTCGTCGTGCTGACCATGGTGTTCTCGCTGATGCCTTTCTACGTCGGCGTGCTGAAGGTCGTCCTCAGCGTTTTCGTGATCCTGGTCGCGGTGCCCGTCATCTGCCGTTTCCTGCCGGAGAACCAGCTGAAAGTGTCGTCGACGCCGGAAAAATTCCTGCGCATGCCGAAGCCGGCCCCGGCACAAGAGACCGAAAACCTGTTCCAGTCGGTCTGGCGCTTCGCCTGGGATTTCGCCAAAAGCCTGTGGTTCATCGTCTCGCGCACGCTGCCGCTGATGCTGCTTGCCGGCTTCCTCGGCGCGGTTGTGGCGACGCTGGTCCCGCCGGAGACTTTCTCCGGGGTCGGCTTCGGCTTCGTCACCGTCTTTCTGGCTGCGCTTCTCGGCACTTTCCTGCCGGTGCCGATCGGCTTCGACGTGGTCGTCTCCGGCGCACTGCTCGGCGGCGGCATGGACGTGGGCCTGGTGACGACGCTGCTGTTCACCCTCGGAATCTTTTCGATCTATTCGTATTTCATCGTCGCCGGGGCGATCTCGCTGCGCGCCGCCTCGCTTCTGGCCGGCACCATCGTCGTCATCGGCACGCTCGCGGGCATCGGCGTGCACTTCTATCACCAGAACCTGCAGAAGCGGGCGCTCGAGATCCTGACATCGTTCGAGTTGAGCCTGGTCTCCTCGGCGCAGGCCGCCGAGCCGGAGCAGGTGCGCAGCATCACGGACGGAGCGAACACCATAACTATCTCGCGCCGCGCCTTCGAGCCGCGCTCGGCGCCGGGCGAGAAGCGCTTCGAGAAGATGGAGGCCTGGAAGCTCGGCATCGACCAGCCGATCGAATTCTCCTTCGCCGACATGTGGCCGCCGTTCTGGGAGGGCAGGGGTATCTCCGCCGGCGACTGGGACAATGACGGCTGGCGGGACCTCGTGGTCGCCTCGACGGTCGGCGGGCTGTATTTCTATCGCAACACCGGCGGCACGTTCGAAAGGTCGGCCTTCGACATCGGCGAGATCGCCAGGATGCCGGTGTTCAACGTCGCCTTCGTCGACATCGACAATGACGGCTGGCTCGACCTGTTCTTCACGACGTTCCGCAAGGGCAATTACGTGCTGCGCAACGCGGGCGGCGCGTTCGCGGCCGCGAACATGACCAAGGTGGCCAATCGGGACGATGCGGTGCTGACGCTGGCGGCGAGCTTCGGCGATGTCAACCGCGACGGCTACCTTGATGCCGCCTTCGGCAATTGGGCGGCGGGCTGGTACCGGCGCATCCCCGGCGAGGAAGCGACCAACCGCGTCGTCTTCAACAAGGGCGGAGCGATGGACGGTTCGGCGTTCTCCGAACTCGGCGGCCCGCCCGGCGAGACGCTGTCGATCCTGCTGACCGACATCAACCTGGACGGCAAGCTCGACCTGCTGGAAGGCAATGATTTCGAGATGCCCGACATCTTCTCGCTCGGCGACGGCGCCGGCGCCTTCAAGCCCATCCGCCGCCAGGACAACCTGATTCCGATGACGACGCAGACGACGATGGCGTTCAAGACGGCCGACCTCGCCAATTCCGGGCGGCAGGACATCTATGTCGGCCAGATCGCCGGGCGCTCGTCGGGCATTGCGAACAAACTGAAGACCCAGCCGCTGGAACGCTATTGCGACGGCATCGGGCGCGAGAGCGACAAGGCGATCTGCGAAAAGAACATGGCGATCAAGCAGTGGTACAAGTCAGGCCACAGCTTCGATCCGTCCAACGCCTCGCGCTGCGCCGAACTGGCGGAACCGGACAGGGCGGAATGCCGGGCAATGCTGGTGAAGGATCTGGCGATCCAGAGCAAGGATGCCTCGATCTGCGAGCTGATCGCCGTCGGCGCGGAACGGGCGCGCCAGCTCTGCGAGATCCATTTCCGCCCGAGCCGCCAGCCGACCCAGGCGGAGCTCGACGAGGCCGTTCCGCAAATCCAGCGCCGCAACGTGCTGCTTTCGCCGAAGGGGGATGGAAGCTACGAGGAACACGCGGTGCCGGCGGGCGTGGAAATCGGCGGCTGGACCTGGGACGTCAAGGTCGAGGACGTGAACAATGACGGCTGGAAGGACATCTATGTCCTCAACGGCACGTGGATTCCGAACGAGATCAGTCCGTCCAAGATCCTGTTCGTGAATGACGGCACGGGCAAGTTCAGGGAAGAGACGGTTTCCGCGGGGATGGAGGACTATCTGATCACCGCCGCTGCGGTCGCGATCGATATCGACAATGACGGCGACCAGGATTTCATCACCGTGCCGGTCAACGGTCCGCCGATGGCCTATGTCAACGGATCGGCCGACGGCAACTCGATCGCCTTCGAGTTCCGCGACCGTCTCGGCAATCAGTTCGGCATCGGCAACCGCCTCGAGATCAGGACGGCGGACGGGCTGACGCAGATGCGCGAGCTGCAGAGCGGTGGCGGCTTCATGTCCTTCGACGCGCCGGTCCTGCATTTCGGCACCGGCAAGGCCGGACGAATCGAAAGCGCGACCATTCACTGGTCGACCGGCGGCGAAACCACGATAGAAGGCGGCCTCGACGCAGGGGCACTCTATCGCATAGCGCGCGAAGGCGCGGCG
- a CDS encoding L,D-transpeptidase → MKKLTAFAAVMAGLLATPALAESSWVYDPVKQQLVSRNDLNQGGGKRYYRSDKSPIPRRTVAFDAKYAAGTIVVNTGERRLYYSLGNGKAIRYGVGVGRDGFTWSGTHRVTRKAEWPGWTPPATMIRREAAKGRKLPAYMPGGPDNPLGARALYIGSTIYRIHGTNQPWTIGQAMSSGCIRMANEDVTHLYGMADVGTKVVVIR, encoded by the coding sequence ATGAAAAAACTGACCGCGTTCGCTGCCGTCATGGCCGGGCTCCTGGCAACGCCCGCACTCGCCGAATCGAGCTGGGTCTATGACCCCGTCAAGCAGCAGCTCGTTTCGCGCAACGACCTCAACCAGGGCGGCGGCAAGCGCTACTACCGGTCCGACAAGTCGCCGATCCCGCGCCGCACCGTCGCCTTCGACGCCAAATATGCGGCCGGAACGATCGTTGTGAACACGGGCGAGCGCCGCCTCTACTACTCGCTCGGCAACGGCAAGGCGATCCGCTATGGCGTCGGCGTCGGCCGCGACGGCTTTACCTGGTCGGGCACCCACCGGGTGACGCGCAAGGCCGAGTGGCCCGGCTGGACGCCGCCCGCCACGATGATCCGCCGCGAAGCCGCCAAGGGACGCAAGTTGCCGGCCTATATGCCCGGCGGCCCGGACAATCCGCTCGGGGCGCGGGCGCTCTACATCGGCTCGACCATCTACCGCATCCACGGCACCAACCAGCCGTGGACGATCGGACAGGCGATGTCGTCCGGCTGCATCCGCATGGCCAACGAAGACGTGACGCATCTCTACGGCATGGCCGACGTCGGCACCAAGGTCGTCGTCATCCGCTGA
- a CDS encoding MarR family transcriptional regulator, translating into MNKMQDLPWDNPRFRNWIAVVQAEKAIVRALTKALQPFDLKIAQLDLLMNLYRHPGASQHDIARKLLVGRSNVTMLMPQMEKQGLIVREADAKDKRVLRLQLTPKGEDVLLRALKAYTALIDRVMASSTPAQCDAMGDTMRKISEMLKDE; encoded by the coding sequence ATGAACAAAATGCAAGACCTCCCTTGGGACAATCCGCGATTCCGCAACTGGATCGCCGTGGTCCAGGCCGAAAAGGCGATCGTGCGGGCGCTGACCAAGGCGCTGCAGCCGTTCGACCTCAAGATTGCCCAGCTCGATCTGCTGATGAACCTCTACCGTCACCCCGGCGCCTCGCAGCACGACATCGCCCGCAAGCTCCTCGTCGGCCGGTCGAACGTGACCATGCTGATGCCGCAGATGGAGAAACAGGGTCTGATCGTCCGCGAGGCCGATGCCAAGGACAAGCGAGTGCTGCGGCTGCAGCTTACGCCCAAGGGCGAAGACGTCCTGCTCAGGGCGCTCAAGGCCTATACCGCGCTGATCGACCGCGTCATGGCCAGTTCGACCCCGGCGCAGTGCGACGCGATGGGCGATACGATGCGCAAGATTTCCGAGATGCTCAAGGACGAGTGA
- a CDS encoding YnfA family protein, protein MKTTLVYALAALAEIAGCFAFWAWVRLDRPALWLVPGIASLVAFAWLLTLVPAAAAGRAFAAYGGVYIVASLVWLRVVEKVSPDRYDLAGAALCLAGAAVIVGTPR, encoded by the coding sequence ATGAAGACCACACTCGTCTACGCGCTGGCCGCGCTGGCGGAGATCGCCGGCTGCTTCGCCTTCTGGGCCTGGGTGAGGTTGGACAGGCCCGCGCTGTGGCTGGTACCCGGCATCGCCTCGCTGGTCGCATTCGCCTGGCTGCTGACGCTGGTACCCGCCGCGGCGGCGGGGAGGGCGTTCGCCGCCTATGGCGGCGTCTACATCGTGGCCTCCCTGGTCTGGCTCAGGGTCGTCGAGAAGGTGTCGCCTGACCGCTACGATCTCGCAGGCGCCGCGCTGTGCCTCGCGGGGGCGGCAGTGATCGTCGGCACACCGCGCTGA
- a CDS encoding alpha/beta fold hydrolase, with amino-acid sequence MASFGLRIIRTLFGMADPIAPRLAGRIAFELFCRTADPGKPNPAEARVLNRSREFMQKARLHRLTVGRTCVAAHEFRPPSNLWSATVLVVHGWRSRTEHMRAIIDGFRNAGMRVIAIDLPGHGASAGRRLNMAIAVAALQAADQWFGPFRALVGHSFGGAVAVNAAVGSVTHVEKVRADRLVLIAAPSSMPMIFSDFGRFLNLGPRTQTVIADIVHRIAGQPLEAYTGQIQLAEHPVETLVLHAADDKEVSPKHAEGYARAGDHVRLAWVNGLGHRRVLGDPSVVVQAVDFALGDAGTVAAPVKAALRSRT; translated from the coding sequence GTGGCATCATTCGGGTTGAGAATCATCCGTACCCTGTTTGGCATGGCGGACCCGATCGCGCCACGCCTGGCGGGACGTATCGCCTTCGAACTCTTCTGTCGCACGGCCGATCCGGGCAAGCCGAACCCCGCCGAGGCCCGTGTCCTCAACCGCAGCCGGGAGTTCATGCAGAAGGCGCGGCTGCACCGCCTGACCGTCGGCCGCACCTGCGTGGCCGCGCACGAATTCCGGCCGCCGTCGAACCTGTGGTCGGCGACGGTGCTCGTCGTCCACGGCTGGCGCTCCCGCACCGAGCATATGCGGGCGATCATCGACGGCTTCAGGAATGCCGGCATGCGCGTCATCGCGATCGACCTGCCGGGTCACGGCGCCTCTGCCGGGCGCCGGCTCAACATGGCGATCGCGGTCGCAGCCCTTCAGGCGGCCGATCAGTGGTTCGGGCCGTTCCGCGCGCTCGTCGGCCATTCCTTCGGCGGAGCCGTGGCGGTCAATGCGGCGGTCGGTTCGGTGACGCATGTCGAGAAGGTGAGGGCGGACCGGCTGGTGCTGATCGCGGCTCCGAGTTCGATGCCGATGATCTTTTCCGATTTTGGCCGGTTCCTGAATCTCGGTCCGCGCACGCAGACGGTCATTGCCGACATCGTGCACAGGATCGCCGGGCAGCCGCTCGAAGCCTATACCGGACAGATCCAGCTGGCGGAGCACCCGGTCGAGACGCTCGTGCTCCATGCCGCCGACGACAAGGAAGTGTCGCCCAAGCACGCCGAGGGCTATGCGCGGGCGGGTGATCACGTGCGGCTCGCCTGGGTCAACGGCCTCGGCCACCGCCGGGTGCTGGGAGACCCGTCGGTGGTGGTGCAGGCAGTGGATTTCGCGCTGGGCGACGCTGGGACGGTCGCGGCTCCGGTCAAGGCCGCGCTGCGCAGCCGGACCTGA
- a CDS encoding methyltransferase gives MAESNYIDAYYDVENVADLVRRGHHRGVVGGLWDEIGQLQFDYLLGQGLAPETRLLDIGCGCLRGGVHLVRYLNPGNYFGIDVSQELLDAGYDVELAAAKLQSRLPRENLNANGTFDAGMFGVQFDVAIAQSVFTHLSYNQLKLCMARTARCVRPGGKFYLTIFLADEGEDWTGPIRHSPGGISTRPDANPFHYQHSDLMHAVAGLPWSLVEVVEWGHPRGQRMAVFQRLRTDEDAETADRSKRSDDVRSLDRQAAKALPIGAQHYATYVGPSEQWDLMGATQFRLLTSLGLRENHNLLDIGCGSLRSGRLFLSYLNPGRYFGIEPNKWLIDDVVRAELGEEFIRLRRPRFLYTSDFDARPFGERFDFIIAQSIFSHAGPDMLRAALASIRDTIRPGGLALATFIDPDDQPRMALEADGWTYPGCITYRPETIRAMVDAAGLYCRKLPWYHPRQIWYAISDSASALPPPEHDHLLSGAVLNVRDFAASVAPRGGHGGQS, from the coding sequence ATGGCCGAATCGAACTACATCGACGCCTACTACGACGTTGAAAACGTTGCAGATCTTGTCCGCCGGGGGCACCACAGGGGCGTCGTCGGCGGCTTGTGGGACGAGATCGGACAACTGCAGTTCGACTATCTTCTCGGTCAGGGGCTCGCCCCCGAGACCCGGCTGCTGGACATCGGTTGCGGCTGCCTCCGGGGCGGAGTTCATCTGGTCCGCTACCTAAATCCGGGCAACTATTTCGGCATCGACGTATCGCAGGAATTGCTCGATGCGGGCTACGACGTCGAGCTGGCGGCCGCCAAGCTTCAGAGTCGGCTGCCTCGCGAGAACTTGAACGCCAATGGGACCTTCGACGCCGGTATGTTCGGCGTGCAATTCGACGTCGCCATCGCGCAGTCGGTGTTCACGCACTTGTCCTACAATCAGCTCAAGCTCTGCATGGCTCGCACCGCGCGTTGCGTTCGACCGGGTGGAAAGTTCTATCTGACGATCTTCCTGGCGGACGAGGGAGAGGACTGGACGGGCCCCATCCGCCACTCGCCGGGCGGAATTTCGACCCGGCCCGACGCGAATCCGTTCCACTACCAGCATTCAGACCTGATGCACGCGGTCGCCGGCCTACCCTGGAGCTTGGTGGAAGTCGTCGAGTGGGGTCATCCCCGAGGGCAGCGCATGGCCGTTTTCCAGCGGCTGCGCACTGACGAGGATGCCGAAACGGCGGATCGCTCGAAACGTTCTGACGACGTGAGAAGCCTGGACCGCCAGGCTGCCAAAGCGCTGCCGATCGGTGCGCAGCACTATGCGACCTATGTCGGTCCCTCGGAGCAGTGGGACCTGATGGGTGCCACTCAGTTTCGCCTGTTGACGTCGCTCGGCCTGCGCGAGAACCATAATCTGCTCGACATCGGCTGCGGATCGCTCAGGTCGGGCCGGCTGTTCCTCAGCTATCTCAACCCTGGCCGATATTTCGGCATCGAGCCCAACAAATGGCTTATCGACGACGTCGTGCGGGCCGAACTCGGCGAGGAATTCATTCGGCTCCGCAGGCCGCGCTTCCTTTACACAAGCGACTTCGATGCCAGGCCGTTCGGCGAGCGCTTCGACTTCATCATCGCCCAGTCGATATTTTCCCATGCCGGTCCTGACATGCTGCGCGCCGCCCTCGCTTCGATCCGGGATACGATCCGCCCGGGGGGGCTAGCCCTGGCGACGTTCATTGACCCCGACGACCAGCCCCGAATGGCGTTGGAGGCGGACGGATGGACCTACCCCGGGTGCATCACCTACAGGCCCGAGACCATTCGCGCGATGGTCGATGCCGCCGGACTGTACTGCAGAAAACTGCCTTGGTATCACCCTCGGCAGATCTGGTACGCGATCTCGGATTCGGCAAGTGCCTTGCCGCCGCCCGAACACGATCACCTTTTGTCCGGCGCCGTCCTGAACGTGCGGGATTTCGCTGCCAGTGTCGCTCCGAGAGGAGGGCACGGAGGACAATCATGA
- a CDS encoding PleD family two-component system response regulator, which yields MTARILVVDDVPANVKLLEARLLAEYFEVLSAYSGADALDICENGKVDVVLLDVMMPDMDGFEVCRRLKSDPNTSHIPVVMVTALDQVSDRIRGLEAGADDFLTKPVNDLQLLTRVRSLVRLKMLTDELRLRASTTRNIGIEELLGRKDPLGDARARVLLVDQRAPSQQRLTDMLLPFADVETLSDPQAALFQAVEGNFEAVVIATGLTGFDPLRLCSQLRSLDRTRFLPIVLVAEQGEDALVMRGLDLGVNDYVTRPVDELELTARLRTQIRRKRYNEELRSSVAQTIEMAVTDGLTGLHNRRYLDSHLATLFERAASRGRSLSLMITDIDRFKPINDTYGHAAGDEVLRDFARRLRKNVRGIDLACRFGGEEFVVVMPDTEPHVAEKVAERIRHEIESQPFAIGGGTQSLQVTVSIGVASMIPGKDSVDTLVKRADAALYEAKNNGRNRVVAKAA from the coding sequence ATGACTGCGCGTATCCTCGTCGTCGACGACGTGCCCGCCAATGTGAAGCTGCTCGAGGCACGGCTGCTGGCGGAGTATTTCGAGGTTCTCTCCGCCTACAGCGGCGCCGATGCGCTCGACATCTGCGAGAACGGCAAGGTGGACGTCGTCCTGCTCGACGTGATGATGCCGGACATGGACGGGTTCGAGGTCTGCCGCCGGTTGAAGTCGGACCCCAACACGTCGCACATCCCGGTGGTGATGGTGACGGCGCTCGACCAGGTGTCGGACCGTATCCGCGGGCTCGAGGCCGGCGCCGACGACTTCCTCACCAAGCCGGTCAACGACCTGCAGCTCCTGACCCGCGTGCGCAGCCTGGTGCGCCTGAAGATGCTGACGGACGAACTCAGGCTGCGTGCGTCGACCACGCGCAACATCGGCATCGAGGAACTGCTCGGCCGGAAGGATCCGTTGGGCGACGCCCGTGCGCGCGTCCTTCTCGTCGACCAGCGCGCCCCTTCGCAGCAGCGCCTCACCGACATGCTGCTGCCCTTCGCCGACGTCGAAACGTTGTCCGATCCGCAGGCCGCGCTCTTCCAGGCCGTCGAGGGCAATTTCGAAGCGGTGGTCATCGCCACCGGCCTGACCGGCTTCGATCCGCTGCGCCTGTGCTCGCAGCTGCGCTCGCTGGACCGCACGCGGTTTCTGCCGATCGTGCTGGTCGCCGAACAGGGCGAGGACGCTCTGGTGATGCGGGGGCTCGACCTCGGCGTCAACGACTATGTGACCCGCCCGGTCGACGAACTGGAGCTTACCGCCCGGCTGCGCACCCAGATCCGCCGCAAGCGCTACAATGAAGAACTGCGCTCCAGCGTTGCCCAGACCATCGAGATGGCGGTGACGGACGGCCTGACCGGCCTGCACAACCGGCGCTATCTCGACAGCCACCTGGCGACCTTGTTCGAACGGGCCGCCTCGCGCGGCCGGTCGCTGTCGCTGATGATCACCGACATCGACCGGTTCAAGCCGATCAACGATACCTACGGCCATGCCGCCGGGGACGAGGTGCTGCGCGATTTCGCGCGCCGGCTGCGCAAGAACGTCAGGGGTATAGACCTGGCGTGCCGGTTCGGCGGCGAGGAGTTCGTCGTGGTCATGCCCGACACCGAGCCGCATGTCGCGGAGAAGGTCGCTGAACGCATCCGCCACGAGATCGAGAGCCAGCCCTTCGCCATCGGCGGCGGGACGCAGTCGCTGCAGGTCACCGTCAGCATCGGCGTGGCGTCGATGATCCCGGGCAAGGACAGCGTCGACACGTTGGTGAAGCGGGCGGACGCGGCTCTCTACGAGGCCAAGAACAATGGCCGCAACCGCGTGGTCGCGAAGGCCGCCTAG
- a CDS encoding L,D-transpeptidase family protein: MRGRIGLHRLVAAGLACGLLATAGMEPARAQNIFDRLFGGAIQRQRELPTPPPEKRPAKPVAKISAPSYYTYKADALVKVKVPRIAAPTGLSDLTLAGASGVRFAEAMPFLTDLDLAAEKDVTEAIAAHYAAHQDFIWISGYGLNSRAQQALRTLAEAGSHGLDPAEYSVEVPQASFSMDDMVSRQRELARFELALSAKVLRYVRDSVRGRIDPNRLSGYHDFAAKPLDLAKELAKLSRTYDTAVLLDSYHPQNDEYLRLRAELEALSALEENDIVVDPKLLLKPGGRSADLPKLIALIERKATPEFATKYAVLLALSRAKEDYTPDLVPMIKEAQEAHGLKGDGVVGPRTVQALAGVSKADRIGKVKVALEQLRWLPSDLGVRRVFVNQPAFTATYFENGTERLSMRVVVGTASNQTSFFQDTIEQIDYNPYWGVPQSIIVNEMLPRLRNDPGYLDRAGYEVTDARGQRIPSSAIDWGQFGGKVPFNVRQSPSEANALGELKILFPNKHAIYMHDTPQKALFQRETRAFSHGCIRLSQPREMAAALLGKDVGYIKSKLAQGHNSEKIPGNIPVYVAYFTAWPNKHGAVEYFPDVYSRDDRVLTAIEKTAAVRAPAS, encoded by the coding sequence TTGAGGGGACGAATCGGATTGCACCGTCTGGTGGCGGCGGGGCTGGCATGCGGCCTGCTCGCCACAGCCGGCATGGAGCCGGCCCGGGCGCAGAACATCTTCGACCGGCTGTTCGGCGGCGCCATCCAGCGCCAGCGCGAATTACCCACTCCTCCGCCGGAGAAACGTCCGGCGAAGCCGGTGGCGAAGATCTCGGCGCCGTCCTATTACACCTATAAGGCCGACGCCCTGGTCAAGGTGAAGGTGCCACGGATCGCCGCGCCCACGGGCCTGTCGGATCTGACGCTCGCGGGTGCGTCCGGCGTGCGGTTTGCCGAAGCCATGCCGTTTCTCACCGATCTCGATCTCGCGGCGGAAAAGGATGTGACCGAGGCGATCGCCGCGCACTATGCGGCGCATCAGGATTTCATCTGGATATCCGGATACGGCCTGAACAGCCGCGCCCAGCAGGCATTGAGAACGCTGGCCGAAGCCGGCAGCCACGGCCTCGACCCGGCGGAATATTCGGTCGAGGTGCCGCAGGCATCGTTCTCGATGGACGACATGGTCTCGCGCCAGCGCGAACTTGCCCGTTTCGAACTCGCCCTGTCGGCGAAGGTCCTGCGCTACGTCCGCGATTCCGTCCGCGGCCGCATCGATCCGAACCGGCTGTCGGGCTATCACGATTTCGCGGCCAAGCCGCTCGATCTGGCCAAGGAACTCGCAAAGCTCTCCCGCACCTACGACACGGCGGTGCTGCTCGACTCCTACCATCCGCAGAACGACGAGTATCTGCGGCTGCGCGCCGAACTGGAAGCGCTGTCGGCGCTGGAGGAGAACGACATCGTCGTCGACCCGAAGCTGCTCCTGAAGCCGGGCGGCAGGAGCGCGGACCTGCCGAAGCTGATCGCGCTGATCGAGCGCAAGGCCACGCCCGAGTTCGCGACCAAATACGCGGTGCTCCTCGCTCTGTCCCGCGCCAAGGAGGACTATACGCCCGACCTCGTGCCGATGATCAAGGAAGCGCAGGAGGCGCACGGGCTGAAGGGCGACGGCGTGGTCGGCCCCCGCACGGTCCAGGCACTCGCCGGGGTTTCGAAGGCCGACCGCATCGGCAAGGTGAAGGTCGCGCTCGAACAGCTGCGCTGGCTGCCCTCCGACCTCGGTGTACGCCGGGTCTTCGTCAACCAGCCGGCGTTCACGGCGACCTATTTCGAGAACGGAACCGAGCGGCTCTCGATGCGCGTCGTGGTCGGAACCGCCTCCAACCAGACCAGCTTCTTCCAGGATACGATCGAGCAGATCGACTACAATCCTTACTGGGGCGTGCCGCAATCGATCATCGTCAACGAGATGCTGCCGCGCCTGCGCAACGATCCGGGCTACCTCGACCGGGCGGGCTACGAGGTGACCGACGCGCGGGGGCAGCGCATCCCGTCCTCGGCCATCGACTGGGGACAGTTCGGCGGCAAGGTGCCGTTCAACGTGCGCCAGAGCCCGAGCGAGGCCAACGCGCTCGGCGAGCTCAAGATCCTGTTTCCCAACAAGCATGCGATCTACATGCACGACACGCCGCAGAAGGCGCTCTTCCAGCGTGAAACCCGCGCCTTCAGCCACGGCTGCATCAGGCTATCCCAGCCGCGCGAGATGGCGGCGGCGCTGCTCGGCAAGGACGTCGGCTACATCAAGTCGAAGCTGGCGCAGGGGCACAATTCGGAGAAGATCCCGGGCAATATCCCGGTCTACGTCGCCTATTTCACCGCCTGGCCCAACAAGCATGGGGCGGTCGAGTATTTTCCGGATGTCTATAGCCGCGACGACAGGGTGCTGACGGCGATCGAGAAGACGGCCGCGGTGCGGGCGCCGGCGAGTTGA